From the Lathyrus oleraceus cultivar Zhongwan6 chromosome 4, CAAS_Psat_ZW6_1.0, whole genome shotgun sequence genome, one window contains:
- the LOC127137063 gene encoding casein kinase 1-like protein 4 produces MPIGWLPLEPVKVSTVKEEGEGSGAVKEETAQTVVVIEHWYFTLFIFEMGIYLSAPKTEKASKDGENGMLRFGLSSMQGWRASMEDVTRIEYLHSKGILHRDIKPDNFLMGLRKKANQVCMIDFGLCKGYRDPISYKHIPYREQKLNRTARYASCNTHKGIEQSRRDDLEYLGYVLLYFLYFILAWQGLQAATRTQKYEKICKTKLSIRTEVLCKSYPVEFASYFHYCRSLTFDQRPDYGYFRRLFRELFTSKGYTSVLYMLLHMLKEFLSVVFYYHLSMDESLKTSLNHSK; encoded by the exons ATGCCTATTGGTTGGTTGCCATTGGAGCCTGTTAAAGTTTCTACAG TGAAAGAAGAAGGTGAAGGCTCTGGAGCTGTTAAAGAAGAGACTGCCCAAACTGTTGTCGTCATTGAGCATTGGTATTTCACTCTTTTTATC TTTGAGATGGGGATATACCTGAGCGCTCCAAAAACTGAGAAGGCCTCTAAAGATGGTGAGAATGGCATGCTTCGCTTCGGTTTGTCTTCGATGCAGGGTTGGCGTGCTTCTATGGAAGATGTT ACGAGGATCGAGTATTTACATTCCAAGGGAATTCTGCATAGAGATATCAAACCAGATAACTTCCTTATGGGTCTTAGGAAGAAAGCAAATCAG GTTTGTATGATTGATTTTGGACTTTGCAAAGGATATAGAGATCCTATCAGCTACAAGCACATTCCATACAG AGAACAAAAACTTAACAGAACTGCACGTTACGCGAGTTGCAATACTCATAAAGGAATTG AACAAAGTCGCAGAGATGATTTGGAGTATCTTGGTTATGTTCTTTTGTACT TCTTGTATTTTATCCTTGCTTGGCAGGGTCTGCAAGCTGCCACGAGAACACAAAAATATGAAAAGATTTGTAAAACGAAGTTATCAATTCGCACCGAG GTACTTTGTAAATCGTATCCTGTGGAGTTCGCTTCTTACTTTCATTATTGTCGTTCCTTGACATTTGATCAACGACCAGATTATGGATATTTTAGACGCCTGTTTCGTGAATTATTCACTTCTAAAG GTTATACAAGTGTACTCTATATGTTACTGCATATGCTAAAAGAGTTTCTTTCAGTCGTTTTCTACTATCACTTGTCAATG GATGAATCTTTGAAGACATCATTGAATCATTCAAAGTAA